From the Ruminiclostridium josui JCM 17888 genome, one window contains:
- a CDS encoding GerAB/ArcD/ProY family transporter has translation MSNNEGFGSWESICLLINMIFVQGILHFPKDAAGMVGSAGWIIPIAITIIAYIYFAIATGFYRQHGNLDLLEISEKSVGRIFKIIVGLLAALLLVFLEVSLLGEYAHSLKIVSLDKSPLAYILIFFLLGMIAAAYYGIEIVARISAFIVPTCIVGFILITIGVIPEYNIDNLFPILGNGVDSIINGSTVSLHIFSPLLLIFFMIPYFKRRNLKRVGYLSITISGLIIFWSTLSFLLIYPYEMAVDKKMPIYQMARLIEIGNYIQRVESVFVLIFSLSSILYMGALFTFITHIIAKTLDLDRHQPIILPTAVIIYCMTFFKKGLPFHIQGSQIANILWILALLLPLIVLIIGSIKKADSEKEGRQDYE, from the coding sequence CAGGTATGGTGGGGAGTGCCGGATGGATTATACCTATAGCAATAACAATAATAGCCTATATATATTTTGCAATAGCTACTGGATTCTATAGACAACATGGAAATTTAGATTTACTTGAAATATCAGAAAAGTCTGTAGGAAGAATATTTAAAATAATTGTAGGGCTATTAGCAGCATTATTGTTAGTATTTCTTGAAGTATCTCTTTTGGGGGAATATGCCCACTCACTAAAAATTGTATCACTTGACAAATCCCCGTTAGCTTATATTCTCATTTTTTTTCTTTTGGGGATGATTGCGGCAGCATATTATGGAATAGAAATTGTGGCACGTATAAGTGCCTTTATAGTACCCACATGCATAGTAGGATTTATTTTAATAACAATAGGAGTTATCCCGGAATATAATATTGACAATTTGTTTCCTATTTTAGGAAACGGTGTTGATTCAATAATTAACGGAAGCACTGTCAGTTTGCATATATTTTCACCACTGCTTTTAATATTTTTTATGATACCGTATTTTAAAAGAAGGAATTTAAAGCGTGTTGGCTATTTATCAATAACTATATCTGGTTTAATCATATTTTGGTCAACACTATCATTTTTGTTGATTTACCCCTATGAAATGGCAGTTGACAAAAAGATGCCTATATATCAGATGGCAAGACTAATTGAAATTGGAAATTATATTCAAAGAGTGGAATCAGTGTTTGTTTTGATATTTTCGTTATCATCCATATTATACATGGGTGCTTTGTTTACTTTTATAACACATATAATTGCTAAAACTCTTGATTTGGACAGACATCAGCCAATTATATTACCTACCGCAGTAATAATATACTGTATGACATTTTTTAAAAAGGGGCTTCCGTTTCACATACAAGGTAGTCAAATAGCAAATATACTGTGGATTCTAGCACTTTTGCTGCCACTTATCGTACTGATTATAGGTTCTATAAAAAAAGCAGATTCTGAAAAAGAAGGAAGGCAAGACTATGAGTAG